Within Mongoliitalea daihaiensis, the genomic segment TTTGTTGCTTGGCTTTTACACTGTACTCAACTTCTGCTGCTCCGTAAATTTTACGAGCAATTGTATCTATTTTTTGTTCAATACTCCAGTCAAAATGATACAATGGAGTAAAATTACTAAATCCACCTTCGGCTACTTCTCGCACTGTTTCGGCCAGTTGCTCACAGCCTTCTCCTCCCTTTTCCCATGCCTCACAAAGTTCCACTTTTACGCCTACCTGCTTGCAATGGTTGCGGACGATTTCAATTTCTTCGATTGAATCAGTATTAAACCTATTGATAGCTACCACAGGTTCCAATGTAAAATGCCGCATGTTTTCAATGTGCTTATCCAAATTGGCAAGACCTGTATGGACAGCCGATGGATTAGGTTCTTTAAGATTGGATAGGGGAGTGCCCGCGTGGGATTTCAATGCCCGTATAGTAGCTACAATCACAGCCACATCAGGTTTCAAACCACCGTATTGACATTTTAGATCAAGAAATTTTTCTCCTCCCAAATCAGAAGCAAAACCCGCTTCTGTTACTACATAATCTGATAAGCTTAACCCCATCTTGGTAGCAATAATCGAATTGGATCCTTGAGCGATATTAGCAAAGGGGCCTCCATGGATAATGGCTGGATTACCTTCTATGGTCTGAACAAGATTGGGCATGATGGCATGTTTAAGAAGAGCGGTCATTGCTCCATGAGCTTTGAGCTGATTTGCTCTTACAGGCTCATCTTGGTGGGTGTATCCTACAATTATATTTCCAAGCTTTTCTTTTAAATCCATCAAACTATTGGATAGACAAAGCGCAGCCATTACCTCGGAAGCAGCAGTAATGTCAAAACCGGATTCCCTTGGGACGCCTTGAGCGGAACCTCCTAGGCCGATTACAATATCTCGTAAAGCACGTTCATTCATGTCCATCACCCGTTTCCAGATTATTTTTCGAGGATCGATGTTCAAGGTGTTTTTTTGACTATGGATATGATTGTCAAGCAGGGCAGCTAATAAATTATGCGCTTTTTCAACTGCTGAAAAATCACCTGTGAAGTGTAAGTTGATGGACTCCATGGGTAAAACCTGAGAGTATCCTCCACCTGCGGCACCTCCTTTCATTCCAAAAACAGGGCCTAATGAGGGTTCTCTTAAGACTACCGTTGTTTGAACTCCAATCCGATTCAACCCTTCGGATAGGCCAATGGAAACAGTCGTTTTGCCTTCACCTGCCGCGGTTGGGGTAATGGCAGTGACCAAAATGAGCTTTTTCCCTTTCATCTGCTCAGGATTTATCAACTTGAGCGGGAGTTTGGCAGTGTATTTTCCGTAAGGTCTTAAAATGTCCTCCGAGATCCCCAATTTAGATGCAATTTGGGTAATGGGCTGCATTTTGGTGGCTTTGGCAATTTGAAGGTCTGTAAGATTCATAAGGGTTTTATTTGACGTGTTAAAAGTAGCTTTTTAAAACTGGACTATTCCTGACTTTTGGCAGGTTTTAAATCAAAAATTCAAATTTTTTACTTCCGTATTTCACTGACGGCACTTGTTTGAAATAATATCTTTTATGGATGCATATGAATCTATCCTACAGTAAATAGCACTCAAAAATAGTTCCGAAGACCATCTCGAGTCCCAACAGCCATGATAGTTTTCCATTAATATAAAACCGAGGGTATTTCAAAGCATTCTTTATTTACTTGTCATTAAATTTAAACGAATCATGATACATAGAAAAAAATACCTGTTAGGCTTACTTTTCTTTTGTACTGTCCTTAGCATTCAAGCACAGCAAAAAAGAGCCCTGACTCACGCTGATTATGACGGTTGGGAATCCGTTTCTTCAGATAAAATCTCAGCCAATGGACAGTGGGTTGGTTTTGAAGTCAATCCACAAGATGGAGACGGAAGACTTGAAATTGTTAACCATAGTAATGCACAAAAAAGATTTGTCATTCCTCGAGCGAATAGAATGTCATTTTCACATGACAATAATTTTGCTGTAGGTAGAATTGTAGCTGCAAAGGATACGATCAAAATGCTGAAACTTAAAAAGACAAAAGCAGATGACATGCCGAAAGACAGCCTTTTTATCATCAACCTTGCATCGGGTAACGTGGAGAAGATGGCTAGGGTGAAATCATTCGCCACACCCGATAAAGAGGGGAATTGGTTGGCAGTGCATTTTGAAAAAGAGCTGCCCAAAAAACCAGCAAAAAAAGAAGAAGGGGATACTACCAAGGTAGCATCACCCGAAAAGCCTAAGAAAACCGATGGAACAACCTTACTCGTAAGATCTTTTGATGGAAAAGTTAGCTATGAAATTGACCGCGTAAAGTCTTATGGATTTTCTGAAAATGGCGGGTATTTGCATTTCGTGAAGGCTACCGAGGATACGTTAAAAAATGCAGGCATATTTTTATTAGACCTAAAATCCGGTGTTACCCAAACCATCGATACAGGAAAGACAGATTATATGTCTCCAAAAATATCTGATTCCAATAAGTTATTTGCCTACATAACGACTGAGGATTCGTTGAAAGCTAAAAAGCCATATTATGACCTTTATTTATATGATGTCACGAAGGCGACCAATCAAAAAATAGCGGATAAAAATACAGTAGGAATTCTTGCAGGTGGAATGGTCAGCAAGTCGGGAAGAATTAATTTTTCAGCTGACGACAGTCAAGTTTATTTTGGTACCACTCCAGATTATAGGGACTTTGATTATGAATCTGATACCACCATTTTGGATGAGGAACGGGTGAAATTAGATATTTGGGGATGGCAAGATGCTGAAATTCAGCCCATGCAATTGAGAAATAAGGGTAGGGAAGAAAATAGAAGTTTCCTAGCTGCTTACAATATTAAAGACAAGAGAGTGATTCAAATCGGCGATGAGCAGATGTACAGCATCAACTACGATCCAAAATCAACACTTAAAATCGCTTTGGCTACAGATGATTCCCCTTACAGAAGGGAATACAGCTGGAATATTCAAATCGGAAGAGATACGTACTTGGTGAATTTGGAAACAGGTTCCAAAACATTGATCAAAAAAGCATTGTCAGGAAATCCGCAGCTGTCACCTGCCGGAAAATATGTTTATTGGTATGATGCCAGCGATAGTGCTTGGGTTGCTTTTGACATTGCAAGCAAGACATTCAAAAATTTAAGTAAAAACTTGGATGTGAATGTTTACAATGAACAACATGATTCACCATCTCTCCCAAGCAGCTATGGCGCTGCAGGTTGGTTGAAGGATGATAAAGGATTTTTGCTTTATGATAAATATGATGTTTGGAAAGTCGATCCAACGGGGAAATTGGCTCCTCAAAACATTACTTTAGGAGTTGGGAGAACTCAAACTATTGAGTTTAGAAGACAACGATTAGAAACAGAAGAAAGAGAAGGTATTGATCCTTCTTTACCATTTATGTTGTCTGCTTTTCATGAGTTCAATAAGAAAAACGGATTTTTCATAGGTGATATCAATGGTAAAAAAGCTCCCTCTGAAATCATATTTACCGATAATAGATATTTAGGGTTAAGCAAAGCAGAAAACGCGAATCTTTTGACAGTTAGAAGATCAACTTATCAGGAATATGCCGATGTGTATGCTACCGATATGAAGATGTCAACGTTGACTCAATTATCTTTTGCTAATCCACAGCAAAAGGAAGTAAACTGGGGGACTGTAGAATTGGTTGATTATTTGACGAATGACAATGTACCTCTTCAAGGGTTATTATTCAAGCCAGAGAATTTTGATCCAGCAAAGAAATACCCGATGATGGTGTATTTCTACGAAAGAAATTCTGATGGATTACACAATTACAGAGCCCCTGCTCCAAGTGCATCTACCATCAATATCCCTTATTTTGTAAGTAATGAGTATTTGGTTTTTGTGCCAGATATCAAATATGACTTAGGCCTTCCAGGACCAAGTGCCTACAATTGCATCATCCCGGGTGTTCAGGCTATTGTTGCCAGAGGTTTTGTTGATGCGGATAATATGGCTATTCAAGGTCAAAGCTGGGGAGGATACCAAGTGGCGCATTTGATCACAAGAACCAATATGTTTAAAGCAGCTGGCGCAGGTGCTCCAGTAGTCAATATGACTTCTGCCTATGGTGGAATTCGATGGGGGACAGGGATGAGCAGAATGTTCCAGTACGAACAGACGCAGAGTAGAATCGGTGGTACCTTGTGGGAAAAACCGATGTATTATTTACAAAACTCTCCTTTATTCTACATGGATCGAGTGAAGACTCCTGTATTGATCATGCACAATGATGCTGATGGAGCAGTTCCATGGTATCAGGGAATAGAGATGTTTATGGCATTGAAACGTTTGAATCAGCCAGCTTGGTTGCTACAATATAATGGCGAAGACCATAACTTGGTACAGAGAAAAAATAGAAAAGATCTTTCTATACGATTATCTCAATTCTTTGATCACTACCTCAAAGGAGCTCCAGCACCACTTTGGATGACCGAGGGACTTCCCGCTATAGAAAAAGGCAGAACGTTGAAGTATGAGTTAGGGGATGGCGGTGACAGTGAGCAGTGAGCAGTGCATAGTGAACAGTGCATAGTGAACAAATTAGGAATGAGGAATTAAGAATGAAAAATTTGTCTTAAGAACCTGCGGGGGTGGGTTCAGCTGTTAATTCTTAAATGTTAACTTGTGGACTAGTGGTTCAAGTACTGTTTTTCTGTTAGATACACTGTTTTGTGGGTTTTAACCCACCACTGAAATTGAAGTTTTGAGACAAAACCTATCCGAATTTCCAAAGTATACACCCATCAATTGCCGTGGTTTTTAAGCCCCGGCATTGGTGGGGAACAGTGAACAGAAGAGATTAAGTGAAATATTGAACCTGCTTCACTATTTTAACAAAAGCAAAAAAAGCCTTTCAGCAATTCCTGGAAGGCTTTTTTTATGTTCTTTTTGTCATTGTAGCATCTTTTCTCTTTTTGCAAAAACTTGCTCAATGGCAAGACTGCATAAAAAAATGGATAATTTTCACCTAATGATTTTGTTGAATAATTTTTAATTCTATATTTGTAGAACAAACAATACAACCATAGAATATGAGCCTGTCCAATGCCGAAGAACAATTGATGAATTTGATTTGGGAAAAGCAAAAGGTTTTTATGAAGGATATCCTAGAAGCCTATCCTGACCCCAAGCCAGCGAGTACCACTATTGCAACCTTATTGAAACGTTTGCAAGATAAAGGAGCCGTTGCTTTTGAAGTATTTGGGAATTCCCGGGAGTATTACCCATTGATTGAAAAAAACACCTATTTCTCCAAAAAAGTCCAGGTGATGATCAAGGATTTTTTTAACGATTCACCGGCCCAATTTGCGTCTTTCTTTACACAAGAGACGGACCTGGATACAGGAGAGCTTGAAGCGCTCAAAAAAATAATTGAAGACCAACTAAAATCCCAACAGCCATGATTACTTTACTACTCAAATCTACCATAGCTCTTGCGCTATTACTTGCTTTGTATCAGTTCTTTTTGATTCGTGAACGTATGTTTACATTTAATCGGTTTTATTTGGTTTTTTCGGTGTTTTTCGCACTTTCACTTCCATTCATCTCACTTCCCTCATTCATTGAACAACCAAGTTTTGAAATCCTGTCCGATGAACCTGTTTTTTCGAACGCATTACCAGAAGTAACATCTGATATGCTTTCAGAAAAGACTACAGAAGCATCCCATACAGAGGTAGCGGTGACACCAATATCAAGTGAATCATCCATCCCATGGCAATCCATCTTGTGGGTTGTGTATGGCTTAGGAGTCGTTTTTTTCTTTTCCAGATTCGTTTGGCAACTGATTCAATTAAGAAGAATGGTCCGGAAGGGGAGGCTAATTCTCCAAAATGGTATAAAGTATGTTCTTTTGGAAGAAGTAGAACTGCCATTTACTTTTCTGAGTTACCTGTTTATCAATAAAGAGGAGTATTTAACAGGTCGGATTGAAAAGGCTATTTTAGACCATGAGTTGGTTCACATCCGCGAAAGGCATTCTTGGGATATTATCTTGTTGGAATTGGTGAAAATTGCCTATTGGTTTAATCCACTCATCGGTTTGTATAAAAAGTCTGTACAGCTCAATCACGAATTTTTGGCTGATGCAGGAGTACTACGCCAACCGATTAATAAAGCCAGTTATCAGTATTTACTGCTACAGAAAGTATCTATCTATGCTTCCCATCAAACACTCAGTTCTGCATTCAATTTTCAAGTGACTAAGCGGCGATTGCTGATGATGGGCAAGCAAACGAACAAGTTTCGCTTAGTCTGCTTGCAAACATGTAGTGTTTTGTTAGCAATTACTTTGCTATTTTCTTTATCCTCCTATAAAACTGTTATAAGTTCGGATTCATTTGGCTTAGATTCGGATAAAGTAGCCCAATTTGAAGCATTATTAATGAAAGGAAGTTTGGAAGAATCGCCTTTTGTTATAGGCTTGCATAAGTTGGATTTAGAGCAATTGCGGAAAATTTACTGGACTCTTACTCCAGAAGAGCGGGAAAAGACCTCTCAATTTCCTTTTTTTGAAGAACGAGTGTTTGAGGAATTACTTTTATTGCAGCAGGCCTATCCGCAGGTTGAAACGACTCTTAGGTTTGGGATGCCTCCTGCAAAAAAAGAAATCAATCAAGAAACGTATGAGTTATGGTTGCAAACAAAGAATGTCGAGTTAACTATAGACGGACAAGAACGTTCTTTGGATGAATTGAAGAATTATGCCCCAAAAGATTTTTCAATTTTTGAAGTGAGGGAGACGGCACCAAAAAAGTTTTTAAAAAAACCAGTGTATTCTATCAAGTTGATGACCCATGATTTTTATCAGAAGAAATATTTTGAAAGCCCCAAAAATATTCAGGTGATAGAGGCCAAATATCCCAATTCCGATAAGGCATCTGTACGCTATTTTATGAGATTTCTTCGAAGCAAAACAGGAGTAATTGAAGAATATCGACCTAAAAACTATGAGGAATCCATATTCTATCATTTGAGAACTTTGAATACTGCTGATTTGGACTTCAATGCTTTAGGGAGCAGTGCAATGTTCATCACTGGGGAAAGTTTTTCAGTGGAAGTTTTTAATTATAGTCAAAATAAGACCAAGCTTCTGGCTTTACCTATTGTAAATCAGTGGTGATAGACTGTTATATTTGGAATGAGTTGATTTGATTATCATAAAAAACTGTTTCAGGATTCACTGAAAGTACTATATTTGGAGTTATTGTCTAGTGAAAAAAGTTCCATGGACGATAAGGTGTAGAACTCAAATACATTACAATAACTCCAAACTATGTTACTCGAACCATTAGACCTGATTGTATTTATCGGTTACTGTTGCCTGATTGTGGGCATGGGTATTTTTGTTTCCAGAGAAAAAAAAGGCCATGTCAAAGATTCTAAAGATTATTTTCTTGCTTCCAAAGCACTGCCATGGTGGGCTGTTGGAGCGTCCTTGATTGCATCCAATATCTCCGCAGAGCAGTTTATCGGTATGTCTGGTTCAGGTTTTGCAATGGGTTTGGCGATTGCAACTTATGAGTGGATGGCTGCTGCTACCTTGCTGGTGGTAGCGATTTTCTTTTTACCGGTGTATATTAAGAAAGGTATTTACACCATGCCGGGTTTTTTGTTGGATCGATATGATGCACGTGTTCGGACCACGATGGCTGTATTTTGGCTGCTTTTGTATGTCTTAGTTAATCTCACTTCTGTACTTTACTTGGGAGCATTGAGTTTAAACACCATTTTGGATATCAAATTGGAATATGGAATAGCTGGCCTT encodes:
- a CDS encoding BlaI/MecI/CopY family transcriptional regulator — encoded protein: MSLSNAEEQLMNLIWEKQKVFMKDILEAYPDPKPASTTIATLLKRLQDKGAVAFEVFGNSREYYPLIEKNTYFSKKVQVMIKDFFNDSPAQFASFFTQETDLDTGELEALKKIIEDQLKSQQP
- a CDS encoding S9 family peptidase, whose amino-acid sequence is MIHRKKYLLGLLFFCTVLSIQAQQKRALTHADYDGWESVSSDKISANGQWVGFEVNPQDGDGRLEIVNHSNAQKRFVIPRANRMSFSHDNNFAVGRIVAAKDTIKMLKLKKTKADDMPKDSLFIINLASGNVEKMARVKSFATPDKEGNWLAVHFEKELPKKPAKKEEGDTTKVASPEKPKKTDGTTLLVRSFDGKVSYEIDRVKSYGFSENGGYLHFVKATEDTLKNAGIFLLDLKSGVTQTIDTGKTDYMSPKISDSNKLFAYITTEDSLKAKKPYYDLYLYDVTKATNQKIADKNTVGILAGGMVSKSGRINFSADDSQVYFGTTPDYRDFDYESDTTILDEERVKLDIWGWQDAEIQPMQLRNKGREENRSFLAAYNIKDKRVIQIGDEQMYSINYDPKSTLKIALATDDSPYRREYSWNIQIGRDTYLVNLETGSKTLIKKALSGNPQLSPAGKYVYWYDASDSAWVAFDIASKTFKNLSKNLDVNVYNEQHDSPSLPSSYGAAGWLKDDKGFLLYDKYDVWKVDPTGKLAPQNITLGVGRTQTIEFRRQRLETEEREGIDPSLPFMLSAFHEFNKKNGFFIGDINGKKAPSEIIFTDNRYLGLSKAENANLLTVRRSTYQEYADVYATDMKMSTLTQLSFANPQQKEVNWGTVELVDYLTNDNVPLQGLLFKPENFDPAKKYPMMVYFYERNSDGLHNYRAPAPSASTINIPYFVSNEYLVFVPDIKYDLGLPGPSAYNCIIPGVQAIVARGFVDADNMAIQGQSWGGYQVAHLITRTNMFKAAGAGAPVVNMTSAYGGIRWGTGMSRMFQYEQTQSRIGGTLWEKPMYYLQNSPLFYMDRVKTPVLIMHNDADGAVPWYQGIEMFMALKRLNQPAWLLQYNGEDHNLVQRKNRKDLSIRLSQFFDHYLKGAPAPLWMTEGLPAIEKGRTLKYELGDGGDSEQ
- a CDS encoding formate--tetrahydrofolate ligase, with translation MNLTDLQIAKATKMQPITQIASKLGISEDILRPYGKYTAKLPLKLINPEQMKGKKLILVTAITPTAAGEGKTTVSIGLSEGLNRIGVQTTVVLREPSLGPVFGMKGGAAGGGYSQVLPMESINLHFTGDFSAVEKAHNLLAALLDNHIHSQKNTLNIDPRKIIWKRVMDMNERALRDIVIGLGGSAQGVPRESGFDITAASEVMAALCLSNSLMDLKEKLGNIIVGYTHQDEPVRANQLKAHGAMTALLKHAIMPNLVQTIEGNPAIIHGGPFANIAQGSNSIIATKMGLSLSDYVVTEAGFASDLGGEKFLDLKCQYGGLKPDVAVIVATIRALKSHAGTPLSNLKEPNPSAVHTGLANLDKHIENMRHFTLEPVVAINRFNTDSIEEIEIVRNHCKQVGVKVELCEAWEKGGEGCEQLAETVREVAEGGFSNFTPLYHFDWSIEQKIDTIARKIYGAAEVEYSVKAKQQMRIFSKIGLDKLPVCIAKTQYSLSDDPKLSNRPSGFTIKIREFDIAAGAGFIIPIAGTIMRMPGLPSAPAAELIDIDEDGNITGLF
- a CDS encoding M56 family metallopeptidase, with translation MITLLLKSTIALALLLALYQFFLIRERMFTFNRFYLVFSVFFALSLPFISLPSFIEQPSFEILSDEPVFSNALPEVTSDMLSEKTTEASHTEVAVTPISSESSIPWQSILWVVYGLGVVFFFSRFVWQLIQLRRMVRKGRLILQNGIKYVLLEEVELPFTFLSYLFINKEEYLTGRIEKAILDHELVHIRERHSWDIILLELVKIAYWFNPLIGLYKKSVQLNHEFLADAGVLRQPINKASYQYLLLQKVSIYASHQTLSSAFNFQVTKRRLLMMGKQTNKFRLVCLQTCSVLLAITLLFSLSSYKTVISSDSFGLDSDKVAQFEALLMKGSLEESPFVIGLHKLDLEQLRKIYWTLTPEEREKTSQFPFFEERVFEELLLLQQAYPQVETTLRFGMPPAKKEINQETYELWLQTKNVELTIDGQERSLDELKNYAPKDFSIFEVRETAPKKFLKKPVYSIKLMTHDFYQKKYFESPKNIQVIEAKYPNSDKASVRYFMRFLRSKTGVIEEYRPKNYEESIFYHLRTLNTADLDFNALGSSAMFITGESFSVEVFNYSQNKTKLLALPIVNQW